Genomic segment of Cytobacillus suaedae:
AAAAAGATTCAATTTATGTGGCCACAAAGTTGAGTAGTTAATTGTATAAAAGTTTGCAAAGTTTTTATTAAGTAAATTTTTTGTAAATAATTTAATTTTTATGTCGAAATATTGAACGCTTTAATATATAATGAAAATCGATTCAACTTTTATATCTGAATAATCTTAGGAGGCAAAAGAATGAAAAAGTTTTTAATTTTGCTAACAGCGCTTACAATGGTTTTAGCTCTTGCTGCATGTGGTACTAACAACGAAGGTACTGACAACGCAGGTGAGAAAAAAGAAGAAGAAATTAAAGAATTAACAATGGGATTCATTCCTTCTCAGGAAGCTGACCAAATTGCTGACAACGTTAAGCCTTTAGAAGAGTACTTAACTGAGAAACTTGGAGTTCCTGTTAAAGCTGAAGTTATGATTGACTTCGTAGGATTAGTAGAAGGTATGAGAACTGGTCAAATCGACATTGGTTTTACAAACCCATTTGGTTATGTTCAAGCTAAAGAACGTGCTAATGTTACACCAATCGTAAAATCAATTCGTCATGGCTCTGATACATATAAAGCTCAGTTTATTGCTAGAGCTGATTCAGGGTTAAAATCTATCGATGATTTAGTTGCTACAGAAGGGTTAACTTGGGCGTTTGGAGATACACTTTCAACTTCTGGATACCTTTTCCCAGCATCTTTATTAACTGAAATGGGTGTTGAAGATATTAACACATTCTTCAAGCAAACTGCAGTTGGTGGACATGACAATGCAGTATTAGCAGTTCTTGAAGGTCAAGCAGATTTTGCTACAACTTTCTCTGACGCACGTACTGTATTAGAAAAAGACCATCCAAATGTAATGGAAGAAGTTATTGTAATTGGTCACACTGAAGAAATCCCTAACGATGGAGTATCTGTTCGTGATGGTTTATCTGAAGAGTGGGTTACTAAAATTCAAGAAGCTTTCTTAGCAATCAATGACAATCCTGAAGTATTAGCAGTAATGAATGAAGTTTATACTTGGGATGGAATTGCAGAATCAACTGATGAAGAGTTCGATGTTGTTCGTGCAGTTTATGAGCAATTTAAAGATCAATTAGGCGAATAATATATAGAAAATCTCAAAAATAAAGAGAGGAGATTAACATTCTTCCTCTCTTTTTTATCGCTAGAATTTTTAATAGGTTTCTTAGGGAATACTTGATAGTACTATGGCCTGGTGAAGCTAGGTTTCTAAATGAGAGTAAAGGAGCAACACAAAATGATTGAATTTAAAAATGTTTCTCTAACATATCCAAATGGTCACCAGGGGTTAAAAAATGTTACCTGCAAAATAAACCCAGGCGAGTTTATTGTTGTTGTTGGTTTATCTGGAGCCGGAAAATCCACTTTTATCAGAAGTATTAACCAACTGGTTAAACCTACTGATGGAGAGTTGTTAATAGATGGGAAGAACACATTAAAATTTAAAGAAAGAGATCTTAAAGGTCTTAGAAAAAACATTGGGATGATCTTCCAAAATTATAACCTTGTTAATAGAATGTCCGTATTACGTAATGTTTTAACGGGTCGTTTAGGTCATACAGGTACACTTAAAAGTCTTCTAGGTCTTTTTTCTGAAGAAGACAAGCAGTTAGCATTAAATAGCTTAAAAAGAGTTGGGATTGAAGAAAAAGCTTACTCAAGAGCTGACCAATTAAGTGGTGGGCAACAACAACGTGTTAGTATAGCTAGGGCACTAACTCAACAGCCTAAGTACATTCTTGCAGATGAGCCAGTTGCAAGTCTTG
This window contains:
- a CDS encoding phosphate/phosphite/phosphonate ABC transporter substrate-binding protein, whose protein sequence is MKKFLILLTALTMVLALAACGTNNEGTDNAGEKKEEEIKELTMGFIPSQEADQIADNVKPLEEYLTEKLGVPVKAEVMIDFVGLVEGMRTGQIDIGFTNPFGYVQAKERANVTPIVKSIRHGSDTYKAQFIARADSGLKSIDDLVATEGLTWAFGDTLSTSGYLFPASLLTEMGVEDINTFFKQTAVGGHDNAVLAVLEGQADFATTFSDARTVLEKDHPNVMEEVIVIGHTEEIPNDGVSVRDGLSEEWVTKIQEAFLAINDNPEVLAVMNEVYTWDGIAESTDEEFDVVRAVYEQFKDQLGE
- the phnC gene encoding phosphonate ABC transporter ATP-binding protein, with translation MIEFKNVSLTYPNGHQGLKNVTCKINPGEFIVVVGLSGAGKSTFIRSINQLVKPTDGELLIDGKNTLKFKERDLKGLRKNIGMIFQNYNLVNRMSVLRNVLTGRLGHTGTLKSLLGLFSEEDKQLALNSLKRVGIEEKAYSRADQLSGGQQQRVSIARALTQQPKYILADEPVASLDPPTSHIVMRDLKKINKEDGITTIVNLHFIDMAMEYADRIIGMRGGEIVFDGPASTVTEKTFEQIYGRPIKEDDLRGSVEENE